The Methyloferula stellata AR4 genome includes a window with the following:
- the arsC gene encoding arsenate reductase (glutaredoxin) (This arsenate reductase requires both glutathione and glutaredoxin to convert arsenate to arsenite, after which the efflux transporter formed by ArsA and ArsB can extrude the arsenite from the cell, providing resistance.) has product MSVTIYHNPKCVTSRKALGLLRDAGIEPKIIEYLKDPPSKTKLTELARLAGLKPRALLRKKEKLYKELGLDAPDVTDAQAIEAMLAHPVLIERPIVETDGKAVLGRPPERVEDILPAAKSSKSSKQK; this is encoded by the coding sequence ATGAGCGTCACGATCTATCACAATCCGAAATGCGTCACCTCGCGCAAGGCCTTGGGCCTTCTCCGCGATGCCGGGATCGAGCCGAAGATCATCGAATATCTGAAGGACCCGCCGTCCAAGACGAAGCTCACCGAGCTCGCGCGGTTGGCCGGCCTCAAACCCCGCGCGCTGCTGCGCAAAAAGGAAAAGCTCTACAAGGAACTCGGCCTCGATGCGCCGGATGTCACCGATGCGCAAGCAATCGAGGCGATGCTCGCCCATCCGGTTCTGATCGAGCGGCCGATCGTGGAGACCGACGGCAAGGCCGTGCTGGGCCGCCCGCCGGAACGCGTCGAAGACATCCTGCCCGCAGCGAAATCCTCGAAAAGCAGCAAGCAGAAATAA
- the atpD gene encoding F0F1 ATP synthase subunit beta, whose protein sequence is MADAAAATNKPVGHITQVIGPVIDVKFEGHLPQILNALETKNSGNRLVLEVAQHLGEHSVRCIAMDVSEGLMRGQEVIDTGAPIMVPVGEECLGRILNVIGEPVDELGPVDTTARRAIHQPAPAYADQSTEGAILVTGIKVVDLLAPYAKGGKVGLFGGAGVGKTVLIMELINNIAKAHGGYSVFAGVGERTREGNDLYHEMIESKVNVDPHEHGGSAKGSKCALVYGQMNESPGARARVALSGLTIAEDFRDKGQDVLFFVDNIFRFTQAGSEVSALLGRIPSAVGYQPTLATDMGALQERITTTTKGSITSVQAIYVPADDLTDPAPATSFTHLDATTVLSRSIAEKGIYPAVDPLDSTSRMLSPLILGEEHYNVARQVQQTLQRYKSLQDIIAILGMDELSEEDKLTVARARKIERFLSQPFHVAEIFTGSPGKLVALADTIKGFKGLIEGKYDHLPEAAFYMVGSIEEAIAKAEKLAAEVK, encoded by the coding sequence ATGGCTGATGCCGCTGCCGCAACCAACAAGCCCGTAGGCCACATCACCCAGGTGATCGGTCCGGTCATCGACGTGAAATTCGAAGGCCACCTGCCGCAAATCCTGAATGCGCTCGAAACCAAGAATTCGGGCAATCGCCTGGTTCTCGAAGTGGCGCAGCATCTCGGCGAACATTCGGTTCGCTGCATTGCCATGGACGTCTCGGAAGGCCTTATGCGCGGCCAGGAAGTCATCGACACCGGGGCGCCGATCATGGTGCCTGTCGGCGAGGAATGCCTTGGCCGCATTCTGAACGTCATCGGCGAGCCGGTCGACGAACTGGGCCCGGTCGATACGACCGCGCGCCGTGCCATCCATCAGCCGGCACCTGCCTATGCGGACCAATCGACAGAGGGCGCGATCCTCGTCACCGGCATCAAGGTCGTCGATCTTCTGGCGCCTTACGCCAAGGGCGGTAAAGTCGGTCTCTTCGGCGGCGCCGGCGTCGGCAAGACCGTGCTCATCATGGAGCTCATCAACAACATCGCCAAGGCGCACGGCGGCTATTCCGTCTTCGCAGGCGTCGGCGAGCGCACGCGCGAAGGCAACGATCTCTATCACGAGATGATCGAGTCCAAAGTGAACGTCGATCCGCATGAACATGGCGGCTCGGCCAAGGGCTCGAAATGCGCGCTGGTCTATGGCCAGATGAACGAGTCGCCCGGCGCCCGCGCCCGGGTTGCTCTGTCCGGCCTCACCATCGCCGAGGATTTCCGCGACAAGGGGCAGGACGTGCTCTTCTTCGTCGACAACATCTTCCGCTTCACGCAGGCGGGTTCGGAAGTGTCGGCGCTCTTGGGTCGTATTCCTTCGGCGGTCGGCTATCAGCCGACGCTCGCAACCGACATGGGCGCGCTGCAAGAGCGCATCACCACCACGACCAAGGGTTCGATCACCTCGGTGCAGGCGATCTATGTGCCGGCCGACGACTTGACCGATCCGGCGCCGGCCACCTCCTTCACCCACTTGGACGCGACGACTGTGTTGTCGCGCTCGATCGCGGAAAAGGGCATTTATCCGGCGGTCGATCCGCTCGACTCGACCTCGCGCATGCTGTCGCCGCTGATCCTCGGCGAGGAGCATTATAATGTCGCGCGTCAGGTGCAGCAGACCTTGCAGCGCTATAAGTCCTTGCAGGACATCATCGCGATCTTGGGCATGGACGAGCTTTCCGAAGAAGATAAGCTTACGGTCGCGCGCGCGCGGAAAATCGAGCGCTTCCTGTCGCAGCCCTTCCATGTCGCGGAAATCTTCACCGGTTCGCCGGGGAAGCTCGTCGCGCTCGCCGATACGATCAAAGGCTTCAAGGGCCTGATCGAGGGCAAATATGATCACCTGCCGGAGGCGGCTTTCTACATGGTCGGTTCGATCGAAGAAGCGATCGCGAAGGCCGAGAAGCTTGCCGCCGAAGTGAAGTAA
- the pal gene encoding peptidoglycan-associated lipoprotein Pal, whose product MRLSSQTGGFKLVAALVIALAMGACAKNAEDPNAAYGAASPGSPQDFATNVGDRVFFESDSTELSSTAQATLDKQARWLTQYARYSFTIEGHADERGTREYNFALGARRAEATKSYLIARGIPASRIRTISYGKERPVAVCNDISCWSQNRRAVTVLGGNQS is encoded by the coding sequence ATGAGGCTTTCCAGCCAGACAGGTGGCTTCAAGCTTGTCGCCGCATTGGTTATTGCTCTGGCGATGGGCGCTTGCGCCAAGAATGCCGAAGATCCCAATGCCGCCTATGGCGCGGCCTCCCCCGGCAGCCCGCAGGATTTCGCCACCAATGTCGGTGACCGCGTCTTCTTCGAGAGCGATTCCACCGAGCTGAGCTCCACGGCTCAGGCCACGCTCGACAAGCAGGCCCGCTGGCTGACGCAATATGCCCGTTATAGCTTCACGATCGAAGGCCATGCCGACGAACGCGGCACGCGCGAATATAATTTCGCGCTGGGCGCCCGCCGCGCCGAGGCCACCAAGAGCTATCTGATCGCACGCGGCATCCCGGCCTCGCGCATCCGCACGATCAGCTACGGAAAAGAACGCCCGGTCGCGGTCTGCAACGATATTTCCTGCTGGTCGCAAAACCGCCGCGCCGTGACGGTGCTCGGCGGCAACCAATCCTGA
- the atpA gene encoding F0F1 ATP synthase subunit alpha, with amino-acid sequence MDIRAAEISAILKNEIASFGNEAQVTEVGQVLSVGDGIARVYGLDNVQAGEMVEFESGVRGMALNLESDNVGIVIFGTDREIKEGQTVKRTGSIVDVPVGKELLGRVVDALGNPIDGKGPINATQRARVDVKAPGIIPRKSVHEPMATGIKSIDALIPIGRGQRELIIGDRQTGKTAIALDAILNQKAINKGTDEFAKLYCIYVAIGQKRSTVAQFVKTLEEHGAMEYSIVVAATASDPAPMQFLAPFAGCAMGEYFRDNAMHGLMIYDDLSKQAVAYRQMSLLLRRPPGREAYPGDVFYLHSRLLERAAKLSDAKGAGSLTALPIIETQANDVSAYIPTNVISITDGQIFLETDLFYQGIRPAVNVGLSVSRVGSSAQTKSMKKVAGKIKGELAQYREMAAFAQFGSDLDATTQRLLARGARLTELLKQPQFAPLKIEEQVCVIYAGVNGYLDALPVGKIRAFEDGLLSLLRTTHADLLETIRTSKDLSDDSAAKLKAIVEAHLKTFA; translated from the coding sequence ATGGATATCCGCGCCGCTGAAATTTCCGCGATTCTCAAAAACGAGATCGCGAGCTTCGGCAACGAAGCCCAAGTAACAGAAGTAGGGCAGGTCTTGTCCGTCGGCGACGGCATTGCCCGCGTCTACGGTCTCGACAATGTTCAGGCCGGCGAAATGGTCGAATTCGAAAGCGGCGTGCGCGGCATGGCGCTCAACCTCGAAAGCGACAATGTCGGTATCGTTATTTTCGGCACCGACCGCGAAATTAAAGAAGGCCAGACCGTCAAGCGTACCGGCTCCATCGTCGACGTGCCGGTCGGCAAGGAACTTCTGGGCCGCGTCGTCGACGCGCTTGGCAATCCGATCGACGGCAAAGGCCCGATCAATGCCACGCAGCGTGCCCGCGTCGACGTCAAGGCGCCCGGCATCATCCCGCGCAAATCGGTGCATGAGCCGATGGCGACCGGCATCAAATCGATCGATGCTCTGATCCCGATCGGTCGCGGCCAGCGCGAGCTGATCATCGGCGACCGCCAGACCGGCAAGACGGCCATTGCGCTCGACGCCATCTTGAACCAGAAGGCGATCAACAAAGGCACAGACGAATTCGCCAAGCTCTATTGCATCTATGTCGCCATTGGCCAGAAGCGCTCTACTGTTGCGCAATTCGTGAAGACGCTCGAAGAGCACGGCGCGATGGAATATTCGATCGTGGTCGCCGCGACGGCGTCGGATCCCGCGCCCATGCAGTTCCTGGCGCCCTTCGCCGGCTGCGCCATGGGCGAATATTTCCGTGACAATGCCATGCACGGCCTGATGATTTATGACGATCTTTCGAAGCAGGCTGTCGCTTATCGTCAGATGTCGCTTCTGTTGCGCCGCCCGCCGGGCCGCGAAGCCTACCCGGGCGACGTTTTCTATCTGCATTCGCGTCTGCTGGAGCGCGCTGCGAAGCTCTCCGACGCCAAGGGCGCCGGTTCGCTGACCGCTCTGCCGATCATCGAAACGCAGGCCAACGACGTTTCGGCCTATATTCCGACCAACGTGATTTCGATCACCGACGGCCAGATCTTCCTCGAGACCGATCTTTTCTATCAAGGCATCCGTCCGGCGGTGAACGTCGGTCTGTCGGTGTCGCGCGTCGGTTCCTCGGCGCAGACGAAGTCGATGAAGAAGGTCGCCGGCAAGATCAAGGGCGAGCTCGCGCAATATCGCGAAATGGCCGCCTTCGCGCAGTTTGGTTCCGACCTCGATGCGACGACGCAACGCCTTCTCGCTCGCGGTGCGCGTTTGACCGAGCTTCTGAAACAGCCGCAATTCGCGCCGCTCAAGATCGAAGAACAGGTTTGCGTGATCTATGCCGGCGTCAACGGCTATCTCGATGCGCTGCCGGTCGGCAAGATCCGGGCTTTCGAGGATGGGCTCTTGAGCCTGCTGCGCACCACGCATGCCGATCTCCTTGAGACGATCCGGACCTCCAAGGATCTGTCCGACGATTCGGCTGCGAAGCTGAAAGCGATCGTCGAAGCCCACCTGAAGACATTTGCATGA
- a CDS encoding F0F1 ATP synthase subunit gamma — protein MPSLKDLRNRIASVKATQKITKAMQMVAAAKLRRAQLAAEAARPYAERMEKVLASLSSGLSGSKPLLLGGTGRDNVQLLVVCTAERGLCGAFNSSIVRLARDKALALMAQGKTVKILCVGKKGHDQLKRQFEKQIIDLIDLRGVRYLGFSDADVIGRKIIAMFNEGEFDVCTLFFSRFRSVILQIPTALQLIPAEFETAKGTHGPHAVYEYEPDEEAILSTLLPRNISVQVFRALLENAASEQGARMAAMDNATRNAGEMIKKQTLKYNRSRQAMITKELIEIISGAEAL, from the coding sequence ATGCCCTCGCTAAAGGACCTGCGAAACCGCATCGCCTCCGTCAAGGCGACGCAGAAAATCACCAAGGCCATGCAAATGGTCGCGGCGGCAAAACTGCGCCGCGCGCAGCTCGCGGCCGAGGCCGCGCGGCCCTATGCGGAGCGCATGGAAAAGGTTTTGGCGAGCCTTTCCTCCGGACTCAGCGGCAGCAAGCCGTTGCTGCTCGGTGGCACTGGCCGCGACAATGTTCAATTGCTCGTGGTCTGCACGGCCGAACGTGGTCTGTGCGGCGCCTTCAATTCCTCCATCGTGCGGCTTGCGCGCGACAAAGCTCTCGCTTTGATGGCGCAGGGCAAGACGGTCAAGATCCTGTGCGTCGGTAAGAAGGGTCACGATCAGCTCAAGCGTCAATTCGAAAAGCAGATCATCGACCTGATCGACTTGCGCGGCGTCCGCTATCTCGGCTTTAGCGACGCGGACGTGATCGGGCGCAAGATTATCGCCATGTTCAATGAGGGCGAATTCGACGTCTGCACGCTGTTCTTCTCACGCTTCCGTTCGGTGATATTGCAGATCCCGACGGCGTTGCAGCTCATTCCGGCGGAATTCGAGACGGCCAAGGGCACGCATGGACCACATGCCGTCTATGAATATGAGCCCGACGAAGAAGCGATCCTGTCGACGCTTCTGCCGCGCAATATTTCGGTGCAGGTGTTTCGCGCCTTGCTTGAAAATGCCGCGTCTGAGCAAGGTGCCCGCATGGCCGCGATGGACAATGCGACGCGCAATGCCGGCGAAATGATCAAGAAGCAGACATTGAAATATAACCGCTCCCGTCAGGCGATGATTACCAAGGAACTGATCGAAATCATCTCCGGCGCGGAAGCGCTGTAA
- a CDS encoding acyltransferase family protein: protein MRSLQFRHDINALRAVAVLAVVLFHYKVGIFRGGFVGVDIFFVISGYLMTAIITRRLEKGAFSVFGFYGDRARRIVPPLVGLILALLVFGYFFIDPYNYEKLASSGVSALLFYSNIQFWQGTGYFLPSAYTKWLLHTWSLSVEWQFYIIYPIIMLALYRVVTARRWMVLMLWGLTLASFAASVCFSKSFPTSTFYLLPFRGWELLAGGIVALQFNDEGTRDKRLSYALLAVGLAMILYAIFSFNEATPWPYYWAAIPVLGTCLVIAARQTEIRLFKNPACNLLGEWSYSIYLWHWPIAVAAYYSGYIHTTPLKVICELVILAGLIGFGGYLVTMLQNLWKSWAAGWPAPARALTAVGVFLLALGANITVSADDGLVNRMAGGSRSINAFTQATTDFVFPGNCDGPGGDGTVRPCRVGQGNGDGGVLFIGDSQTMQIYAHFTAAMAQKYKTSFTFLAAHGCAPVPGIGQTFASELPCGDFMTKAFNFAEAGNYSRIVLVSRWSYIQNVSNLDSTLASLSGRLIALTKRGVKVVILSSTPVPELDLPQELLRRKFFGYSTGDIEYEDRATFEKELLRIKPRLKWLAETTGADLVDPFDYLCDEHHCPLLDANQESLYSDQSHYRGRSVKGPLFKFLDGVAGLEETAQRHASETP, encoded by the coding sequence ATGCGTTCACTTCAATTTCGACACGACATCAATGCGCTTCGCGCTGTTGCCGTTCTCGCGGTCGTTCTGTTTCACTACAAGGTCGGTATTTTCCGCGGCGGTTTTGTCGGCGTCGATATTTTCTTCGTCATCTCCGGCTATCTGATGACCGCGATCATCACCCGCAGATTGGAGAAAGGCGCCTTCAGCGTCTTCGGCTTCTACGGAGACCGCGCGAGACGCATCGTTCCACCGCTCGTCGGCCTGATTTTGGCTCTGCTGGTTTTCGGTTATTTTTTCATCGACCCCTATAATTACGAAAAGCTCGCGTCTTCGGGGGTCTCGGCGCTTCTCTTCTATTCGAATATCCAGTTCTGGCAAGGCACGGGATATTTCTTGCCCTCGGCCTACACGAAATGGCTTCTGCACACATGGAGCCTTTCCGTCGAATGGCAGTTTTACATCATCTACCCCATCATCATGCTCGCCTTGTATCGCGTCGTGACGGCGCGGCGGTGGATGGTGCTTATGCTGTGGGGTCTCACGCTCGCATCATTCGCGGCCTCGGTCTGCTTTTCGAAAAGCTTCCCGACATCGACATTCTATCTGCTGCCCTTTAGAGGCTGGGAACTGCTGGCCGGCGGCATTGTCGCCTTGCAATTCAACGACGAAGGCACCCGCGACAAGAGGCTGTCCTACGCGCTCTTGGCCGTCGGCCTGGCGATGATCCTTTATGCGATCTTCAGCTTCAACGAGGCCACGCCTTGGCCCTATTACTGGGCCGCGATTCCGGTTCTGGGAACATGCCTCGTCATCGCCGCGCGGCAAACCGAAATAAGGCTCTTCAAGAATCCGGCCTGCAACCTCTTGGGAGAATGGTCCTACTCGATCTATCTCTGGCATTGGCCGATCGCGGTCGCCGCCTATTATTCCGGCTACATCCATACGACGCCGCTCAAGGTCATTTGCGAACTTGTCATACTCGCGGGGCTCATCGGGTTCGGCGGCTATCTCGTGACGATGCTTCAAAATCTTTGGAAAAGCTGGGCAGCAGGTTGGCCCGCCCCGGCACGGGCGCTCACAGCTGTCGGCGTCTTCTTGCTCGCGCTTGGAGCCAATATCACGGTTTCCGCGGATGACGGATTGGTCAACCGGATGGCGGGAGGAAGCCGTTCCATCAATGCCTTTACGCAGGCTACAACCGATTTCGTCTTTCCCGGCAATTGCGATGGGCCGGGTGGTGACGGAACGGTGAGACCGTGCCGCGTCGGTCAAGGCAATGGCGACGGCGGTGTTCTATTCATCGGCGACTCGCAAACCATGCAGATCTACGCGCATTTCACCGCAGCGATGGCGCAGAAATACAAGACCTCCTTCACATTCCTCGCCGCGCATGGATGCGCGCCAGTGCCGGGCATCGGACAAACTTTCGCCAGCGAATTGCCCTGCGGGGACTTCATGACGAAAGCGTTCAACTTCGCCGAGGCCGGCAATTATAGCCGCATCGTGCTGGTCTCGCGCTGGAGCTATATCCAGAACGTTTCAAATCTCGATTCGACTCTCGCTTCTTTAAGCGGCCGCCTGATTGCCTTGACGAAGCGCGGCGTGAAGGTCGTCATCCTTTCGTCGACGCCTGTGCCTGAACTTGACCTGCCTCAAGAGCTTCTGCGCCGGAAGTTTTTCGGGTATTCGACCGGGGATATCGAATATGAAGATCGCGCCACCTTCGAAAAGGAACTCCTCAGAATCAAACCCCGGCTGAAATGGCTGGCTGAGACGACCGGCGCCGACCTCGTCGACCCATTCGACTATCTTTGCGACGAACATCACTGCCCGTTGCTCGATGCAAACCAGGAGTCGCTCTATTCGGACCAATCGCATTACCGGGGCCGATCGGTAAAGGGGCCGCTCTTTAAATTTCTCGACGGTGTCGCAGGCCTGGAAGAGACCGCGCAGCGGCATGCGAGCGAGACACCATAA
- a CDS encoding acyltransferase family protein, protein MAEVRFRSDINGLRALAVTAVVLFHLKLGFVHGGFAGVDVFFVISGYLMTLIITRRMAKGSFSLIGFYRDRARRIVPPLYGMIFGLFVFGYFFIDLYDYQKLGSTGISALLFFSNFRFWEATGYFDTTSATKWLLHTWSLSVEWQFYLIYPIILMALNRFVTAQRWRLIILWSLTILSLAACIACSTAHPASTFYLLPFRAWEMLAGGLVALQFDKAPNDKRLGLVLLIVGLALIVIACLTLDAHRPWPYYWAIIPVTGTCLVIVARQTETVLFANPVSSFLGAWSYSIYLWHWPLIVAWHYLGFDGTPLIDFGALPVFKIIGEASIVAALIGLGYYLWTLYPKLSASLRRRLETGSAIGAFALTLLFAAVITVSHGLAQRLPDGLHAFEAYNKAISDWTYPARCAGAGPDGALRPCHAGADKPDVLFIGDSFAMQLYPRFKDAAALHDGRSFTFLTAAGCPALLGVERNDGPFNCAPFVEKAFELAESGGYRRVVLISNWSEYFYPFDSPFCFTADGSCVMNLTPSANSEHLAAAFARTTSRLAALKKRGLDLVIISSTPFGRFDVPIELAKRRFFGRKTDDVEFVDRSAFEVRIGVMKSLLKTMAEAVGATFVDPLPYLCDARRCATIDGEGVSLFADTIHYRSEAVKSSRFDFLNGVIGLTQAAR, encoded by the coding sequence ATGGCTGAAGTCCGATTTAGATCCGACATCAACGGGCTCCGCGCCCTTGCGGTAACGGCCGTCGTTCTCTTCCATTTGAAGCTGGGCTTCGTTCACGGCGGGTTCGCCGGAGTCGATGTTTTCTTCGTCATCTCCGGCTATTTGATGACTCTCATCATCACCCGCAGAATGGCGAAGGGCAGCTTCAGCCTCATCGGTTTCTACCGCGACCGCGCCAGGCGCATCGTGCCGCCGCTCTACGGGATGATCTTCGGCCTGTTCGTCTTCGGCTATTTTTTCATCGATCTTTACGACTATCAAAAGCTCGGCTCGACAGGCATTTCGGCGCTTTTGTTTTTTTCAAATTTCCGCTTCTGGGAAGCGACCGGCTATTTCGACACGACGAGCGCCACCAAATGGCTTCTGCACACTTGGAGCCTTTCCGTCGAATGGCAATTCTATCTGATCTATCCAATCATACTCATGGCGCTCAATCGCTTCGTGACCGCGCAACGATGGCGCTTGATCATCCTATGGTCGCTTACGATTTTGTCGCTTGCCGCATGCATCGCCTGTTCGACGGCGCACCCGGCATCGACATTTTATCTGTTGCCGTTCCGGGCATGGGAGATGCTGGCCGGCGGCCTCGTCGCCCTGCAATTCGACAAGGCCCCAAACGATAAAAGACTGGGCCTCGTTCTTTTGATCGTGGGGCTCGCCCTCATTGTCATTGCATGTTTGACCCTCGATGCGCATAGGCCGTGGCCCTATTATTGGGCCATCATTCCCGTGACGGGCACCTGCCTCGTCATCGTCGCGCGGCAGACCGAGACGGTCTTATTTGCAAATCCAGTGTCCTCGTTTCTAGGCGCGTGGTCCTATTCGATCTATCTCTGGCATTGGCCTCTCATCGTCGCCTGGCATTACCTCGGCTTCGATGGAACTCCGCTTATCGATTTCGGAGCCCTTCCCGTTTTCAAAATCATTGGCGAGGCTTCAATCGTGGCCGCGCTGATCGGTCTTGGATATTATCTTTGGACACTCTACCCGAAATTATCCGCGAGCCTCCGGCGCAGGCTTGAAACCGGCAGCGCTATCGGCGCATTCGCACTCACTCTTCTGTTCGCCGCCGTCATTACCGTCAGCCATGGTCTTGCCCAACGGCTCCCTGACGGCCTGCACGCGTTCGAAGCCTATAACAAGGCCATATCCGATTGGACTTATCCGGCGCGTTGCGCGGGAGCGGGACCGGACGGGGCGCTAAGACCTTGCCACGCCGGCGCGGACAAACCTGATGTTTTATTCATCGGCGATTCCTTCGCCATGCAATTATACCCGCGCTTCAAGGACGCGGCGGCTCTTCACGACGGCCGGTCATTTACGTTCCTGACGGCCGCCGGCTGTCCCGCGCTCCTCGGCGTCGAGCGCAATGACGGACCCTTCAATTGCGCTCCGTTTGTGGAAAAGGCCTTCGAGCTCGCTGAAAGCGGCGGCTATCGCCGCGTCGTGCTGATATCGAACTGGTCCGAATATTTTTATCCCTTCGACAGCCCCTTTTGCTTCACCGCAGATGGAAGCTGCGTGATGAATTTAACTCCATCCGCGAATTCGGAGCATCTCGCGGCGGCCTTTGCGCGCACGACCAGCCGTCTGGCCGCCTTGAAAAAACGCGGCCTGGATTTGGTCATCATCAGCTCGACGCCTTTCGGCCGTTTCGACGTGCCGATCGAACTCGCAAAGCGGCGGTTTTTCGGGCGCAAAACCGATGATGTGGAATTCGTCGACCGAAGCGCGTTCGAGGTTCGAATCGGGGTGATGAAGAGCCTCTTGAAAACGATGGCCGAGGCGGTGGGGGCGACCTTCGTGGATCCGCTGCCTTATCTCTGCGATGCCCGCCGCTGCGCGACGATCGACGGCGAAGGCGTCTCGCTCTTCGCCGATACGATCCATTACCGATCCGAGGCGGTAAAGAGTTCGCGCTTTGACTTTCTCAACGGGGTCATAGGCCTGACGCAGGCCGCACGCTAG
- a CDS encoding F0F1 ATP synthase subunit delta, with the protein MAQEQTLVSGMTGRYAQALFELAQESSLTDQVAADLHNFTYLVNTSEDLQRFIKSPAFTADEQVKALGAIALQAGIAGVAANFLKLVAAKRRLFAVQDMIRDFNILADAKKGVIRAEVTVAEPLKDEYVAALKEALGQASGGKTVEIEVKVDPAILGGIVVKLGSRMVDGSLKTKLNSIRTRMKEVG; encoded by the coding sequence TTGGCACAAGAACAAACACTCGTTTCGGGCATGACAGGACGTTATGCGCAGGCGCTCTTTGAGCTGGCGCAGGAGTCCTCGCTCACCGATCAAGTCGCAGCCGACCTCCATAATTTCACCTATCTGGTCAATACCAGCGAAGATCTGCAGCGCTTCATCAAAAGCCCGGCTTTTACGGCCGACGAACAGGTCAAGGCGCTGGGTGCCATCGCGCTTCAGGCGGGCATCGCAGGGGTTGCCGCGAATTTCTTGAAGCTTGTCGCCGCAAAGCGCAGGCTCTTCGCCGTCCAGGATATGATCCGCGACTTCAACATCCTCGCCGACGCCAAGAAAGGCGTGATCCGTGCCGAGGTGACGGTCGCTGAGCCCTTGAAGGACGAGTATGTCGCCGCGCTCAAGGAAGCCTTGGGCCAGGCCTCCGGCGGCAAGACCGTTGAAATCGAAGTCAAAGTCGATCCTGCGATCCTCGGCGGCATTGTCGTCAAACTGGGCTCGCGGATGGTCGATGGCTCGCTCAAAACCAAACTCAATTCGATCCGCACACGTATGAAAGAGGTCGGCTGA